A single window of Streptomyces sudanensis DNA harbors:
- a CDS encoding type II toxin-antitoxin system death-on-curing family toxin has product MTAVRHLRIDEILAIARKVNGTEHCVRDMGLLVSAIERPRTHVFGTELYPALHDKAAALLHAVARNHALIDGNKRTAWLAMRVFLRFNGLSAGVSPPHVSVAGPFVEEVAQDRPDVPAVAQHLSAWFPVP; this is encoded by the coding sequence ATGACCGCGGTGCGCCACCTCCGGATCGACGAGATCCTGGCCATCGCCCGCAAGGTCAACGGCACCGAGCACTGCGTGCGCGACATGGGGCTGCTGGTATCGGCGATCGAACGGCCCCGGACCCACGTGTTCGGGACCGAGCTGTATCCCGCGCTGCACGACAAGGCGGCCGCCCTGCTGCACGCCGTCGCCCGCAACCACGCGCTGATCGACGGCAACAAGCGCACCGCCTGGCTCGCCATGCGCGTCTTCCTCCGGTTCAACGGCCTGAGCGCCGGCGTCTCCCCGCCGCACGTCTCCGTCGCCGGCCCGTTCGTCGAGGAGGTCGCCCAGGACCGCCCGGACGTACCGGCCGTCGCCCAGCACCTGTCGGCCTGGTTCCCCGTCCCCTGA
- a CDS encoding ribbon-helix-helix protein, CopG family — protein sequence MAMTLRLPDDLDAKLTERARREHRSKQELVIEAVREAQDRAELKVDDVLAELMDSDAEILDYLK from the coding sequence ATGGCGATGACACTCCGGCTCCCCGACGACCTCGACGCGAAGCTCACCGAGCGGGCCCGTCGCGAGCACCGCAGCAAGCAGGAACTCGTCATCGAGGCCGTCCGCGAAGCCCAGGACCGCGCCGAACTGAAGGTCGACGACGTCCTGGCCGAACTCATGGACAGCGACGCGGAGATCCTGGACTACCTGAAATGA
- a CDS encoding transglycosylase family protein: MLTSGKGKHRRPSKAVRIAAFAGVTGAAVAAPLMGAAPAGAATPAEWDRVAQCESGGNWSINTGNGYYGGLQFSASTWAAYGGTQYASTADQASKAQQIEIAEKVLAGQGKGAWPVCGVGLSSAPYGGERAAEQPATRSEQRTAPKAEYRPAPAAPKTGSQPKAESQAAPKAESRTVTTPTGKKVEKGDGEYKVRTGDTLSSIAAAENVKGGWKKLFDLNDDILDSADLIYPGQQLHLS, translated from the coding sequence ATGCTCACTTCCGGCAAGGGCAAGCACCGCCGTCCCTCCAAGGCCGTCCGCATCGCCGCGTTCGCCGGCGTCACCGGTGCGGCCGTCGCCGCCCCGCTGATGGGCGCCGCGCCCGCCGGCGCCGCGACCCCCGCCGAGTGGGACCGCGTCGCGCAGTGCGAGTCCGGCGGCAACTGGTCCATCAACACCGGCAACGGCTACTACGGCGGCCTGCAGTTCTCCGCCTCCACCTGGGCCGCGTACGGCGGCACGCAGTACGCCTCCACCGCCGACCAGGCCAGCAAGGCCCAGCAGATCGAGATCGCCGAGAAGGTCCTCGCGGGCCAGGGCAAGGGCGCCTGGCCGGTCTGCGGCGTCGGCCTGTCCAGCGCGCCGTACGGCGGCGAGCGCGCCGCCGAGCAGCCCGCCACGCGCAGCGAGCAGCGCACCGCGCCCAAGGCCGAGTACCGGCCGGCCCCCGCCGCGCCCAAGACCGGGTCCCAGCCCAAGGCCGAGTCCCAGGCGGCCCCCAAGGCCGAGTCCAGGACCGTCACCACCCCGACCGGCAAGAAGGTCGAGAAGGGCGACGGCGAGTACAAGGTCCGCACCGGCGACACGCTCAGCTCCATCGCCGCGGCCGAGAACGTCAAGGGCGGCTGGAAGAAGCTGTTCGACCTGAACGACGACATCCTCGACAGCGCCGACCTCATCTACCCGGGCCAGCAGCTCCACCTGAGCTGA
- the eno gene encoding phosphopyruvate hydratase, which translates to MLVPSIDVVVAREILDSRGNPTVEVEVGLDDGSTGRAAVPSGASTGAFEALELRDGDKDRYLGKGVEKAVLAVIEQIGPELVGYDATEQRLIDQAMFDLDATPDKSSLGANAILGVSLAVAHAASEASDLPLFRYLGGPNAHLLPVPMMNILNGGSHADSNVDIQEFMIAPIGAESFSEALRWGTEVYHTLKKVLKDKGLSTGLGDEGGFAPDLESNRAALDLIMEAIKQAGYTPGKDVALALDVAASEFHKDGAYEFEGKSRTAAEMIDYYEELVASYPLVSIEDPLFEDDWDGWKAVTERLGSKVQLVGDDLFVTNPERLARGIEEGAANALLVKVNQIGSLTETLDAVELAQRNGFKCMMSHRSGETEDVTIADLAVATNCGQIKTGAPARSERVAKYNQLLRIEEILDDAAVYAGRGAFPRFRPANG; encoded by the coding sequence ATGCTCGTGCCGTCCATCGACGTCGTCGTAGCCCGGGAAATCCTGGACTCCCGAGGCAACCCCACGGTCGAGGTCGAGGTCGGCCTCGACGACGGCAGCACCGGCCGTGCCGCCGTCCCGTCCGGTGCCTCCACCGGTGCGTTCGAGGCCCTCGAGCTCCGCGACGGTGACAAGGACCGCTACCTCGGCAAGGGCGTCGAGAAGGCCGTCCTCGCCGTCATCGAGCAGATCGGCCCGGAGCTCGTCGGCTACGACGCCACCGAGCAGCGGCTGATCGACCAGGCGATGTTCGACCTGGACGCCACCCCGGACAAGTCCTCCCTCGGCGCCAACGCCATCCTCGGCGTCTCCCTCGCCGTGGCGCACGCCGCCTCCGAGGCGTCCGACCTGCCGCTCTTCCGCTACCTGGGCGGCCCGAACGCGCACCTGCTGCCGGTGCCGATGATGAACATCCTGAACGGCGGCTCGCACGCCGACTCCAACGTGGACATCCAGGAGTTCATGATCGCGCCGATCGGCGCGGAGTCCTTCTCCGAGGCCCTGCGCTGGGGCACCGAGGTCTACCACACCCTCAAGAAGGTCCTGAAGGACAAGGGCCTGTCCACCGGCCTCGGCGACGAGGGCGGCTTCGCCCCGGACCTGGAGTCCAACCGCGCCGCCCTCGACCTCATCATGGAGGCGATCAAGCAGGCCGGGTACACCCCGGGCAAGGACGTCGCGCTCGCCCTGGACGTCGCCGCGTCCGAGTTCCACAAGGACGGCGCGTACGAGTTCGAGGGCAAGTCCCGCACCGCCGCCGAGATGATCGACTACTACGAGGAGCTCGTCGCCTCGTACCCGCTCGTCTCCATCGAGGACCCGCTGTTCGAGGACGACTGGGACGGCTGGAAGGCCGTCACCGAGCGCCTCGGCTCGAAGGTCCAGCTCGTCGGCGACGACCTGTTCGTCACCAACCCCGAGCGCCTGGCCCGCGGCATCGAGGAGGGCGCCGCCAACGCCCTGCTGGTCAAGGTCAACCAGATCGGCTCCCTCACGGAGACCCTGGACGCCGTCGAGCTGGCCCAGCGCAACGGCTTCAAGTGCATGATGTCCCACCGCTCCGGCGAGACCGAGGACGTCACCATCGCCGACCTGGCCGTCGCCACCAACTGCGGCCAGATCAAGACCGGCGCCCCGGCGCGCTCCGAGCGCGTCGCCAAGTACAACCAGCTCCTGCGCATCGAGGAGATCCTCGACGACGCCGCGGTGTACGCCGGCCGCGGCGCCTTCCCGCGGTTCCGCCCCGCCAACGGCTGA
- a CDS encoding LysM peptidoglycan-binding domain-containing protein produces the protein HRGAPAEEGAPVVPGAPAVPGAPAVPGAEGEPGDPVEGRETGRHASRGDGAARTADGLAADGTYTVRPGDSLSAIADARKVPGGWPALYETNRTTVGADPDLILPGQSLDLKADEK, from the coding sequence CACCGCGGCGCCCCGGCCGAGGAGGGCGCCCCGGTGGTCCCCGGCGCCCCGGCCGTCCCCGGCGCCCCGGCCGTCCCGGGCGCCGAGGGCGAGCCCGGCGACCCCGTCGAGGGGCGCGAGACGGGCCGGCACGCCTCGCGGGGCGACGGAGCGGCGCGCACGGCGGACGGCCTCGCCGCGGACGGCACCTACACCGTCCGGCCCGGCGACAGCCTCTCGGCCATCGCGGATGCCCGGAAGGTGCCCGGCGGCTGGCCGGCGCTGTACGAGACGAACCGCACGACCGTGGGCGCCGACCCCGATCTCATCCTCCCTGGTCAGAGCCTCGACCTGAAGGCGGACGAGAAGTAG
- a CDS encoding cytochrome P450 family protein, whose amino-acid sequence MNAADDPATPPELFTWEFATDPYPAYAWLREHAPVHRTRLPSGVEAWLVTRYADARQALADQRLSKNPAHHDEPAHARGRTGIPGERKAELMTHLLNIDPPDHTRLRRLVAKAFTPRRVAEFAPRVQELTDRLIDGFAGRGEADLIHEFAFPLPIYAICDMLGVPAEDQDDFRDWAGQMIRHGGGPRGGVARAVKRMRAYLVDLIHRKREDPGDDLISGLIRASDHGEHLTGNEAAAMAFILLFAGFETTVNLIGNGVYALLRNPGERARLQASLAAGETDLLATGVEELLRYDGPVELATWRFATEPLTVGGRRIEPGDPVLVVLAAADRDPERFDDPDVLDLGRSDNQHLGYGHGIHYCLGAPLARLEGRTALAALLGRLPDLRLAVDPDELRWRGGLIMRGLRTLPVEFTPERPDGSSPL is encoded by the coding sequence GTGAACGCCGCCGACGACCCCGCCACGCCCCCCGAGCTCTTCACCTGGGAGTTCGCCACCGATCCGTACCCGGCGTACGCCTGGCTGCGGGAGCACGCGCCCGTGCACCGGACCCGGTTGCCCAGCGGCGTCGAGGCGTGGCTGGTCACCCGGTACGCCGACGCCCGGCAGGCGCTCGCCGACCAGCGGCTCAGCAAGAACCCCGCGCACCACGACGAGCCCGCCCACGCCAGGGGCCGGACGGGCATCCCGGGTGAGCGCAAGGCCGAGCTGATGACGCACCTGCTCAACATCGACCCGCCGGACCACACCAGGCTGCGGCGGCTCGTGGCGAAGGCGTTCACTCCGCGCCGGGTCGCGGAGTTCGCCCCGCGGGTGCAGGAGCTGACCGACCGGCTGATCGACGGTTTCGCCGGGAGGGGGGAGGCCGACCTCATCCACGAGTTCGCCTTCCCCCTCCCCATCTACGCCATCTGCGACATGCTCGGGGTGCCCGCCGAGGACCAGGACGACTTCCGGGACTGGGCCGGGCAGATGATCCGGCACGGCGGCGGGCCGCGCGGGGGCGTGGCGCGGGCCGTGAAGCGGATGCGGGCGTACCTCGTCGACCTGATCCACCGGAAGCGGGAGGACCCCGGCGACGACCTGATCTCCGGTCTCATCCGCGCCTCCGACCACGGCGAGCACCTCACCGGGAACGAGGCCGCGGCGATGGCGTTCATCCTGCTGTTCGCGGGTTTCGAGACGACCGTGAACCTCATCGGCAACGGCGTGTACGCCCTGCTCCGCAACCCCGGCGAACGCGCCCGCCTCCAGGCGTCCCTGGCCGCGGGCGAGACGGACCTGCTGGCCACGGGGGTCGAGGAGCTGCTGCGGTACGACGGGCCGGTGGAGCTGGCGACCTGGCGCTTCGCCACGGAGCCGCTCACCGTCGGCGGGCGGCGCATCGAGCCGGGCGACCCCGTCCTGGTCGTGCTGGCGGCGGCCGACCGCGACCCGGAGCGGTTCGACGACCCGGACGTCCTGGACCTCGGGCGGTCCGACAACCAGCACCTCGGGTACGGGCACGGCATCCACTACTGCCTGGGCGCGCCGCTCGCCCGGCTGGAGGGGCGGACCGCGCTGGCCGCGCTCCTGGGGCGGCTGCCCGACCTGCGCCTCGCCGTCGATCCGGACGAACTGCGGTGGCGCGGCGGGCTCATCATGCGCGGACTGCGAACCCTGCCGGTGGAGTTCACCCCCGAGCGACCTGACGGATCGTCACCTCTGTGA
- a CDS encoding FtsB family cell division protein — MGQSRDRFSTATRLRLLGEQTAARVYRSQSRRQARRSRLTGRAAFLALVVCTMVVALAYPMRQYVSQRAEIAEQERLAEEAAARVERLRDEKARLQDDAYVMRLARRHLHYVMPGETAFTMNDPEAAQRHRTDQGGDGRPWYSTVWDGVDRADRPDR, encoded by the coding sequence ATGGGCCAGAGCCGGGACCGGTTCTCGACCGCGACGAGGCTGAGGCTGCTCGGCGAGCAGACGGCCGCCCGCGTCTACCGCTCCCAGAGCCGCCGCCAGGCGCGCCGCTCCCGGCTCACCGGGCGGGCCGCCTTCCTCGCCCTCGTCGTGTGCACCATGGTCGTCGCCCTCGCCTACCCGATGCGCCAGTACGTGTCGCAGCGCGCCGAGATCGCCGAACAGGAGCGGCTGGCGGAGGAGGCCGCCGCCCGCGTCGAGCGGCTGCGCGACGAGAAGGCCCGCCTCCAGGACGACGCCTACGTCATGCGGCTCGCACGCCGGCACCTCCACTACGTGATGCCCGGCGAGACCGCCTTCACCATGAACGACCCCGAGGCGGCGCAACGGCACCGCACCGACCAGGGCGGCGACGGCCGGCCCTGGTACTCCACCGTCTGGGACGGCGTGGACCGCGCCGACCGCCCGGACCGATAG